The Glycine soja cultivar W05 chromosome 8, ASM419377v2, whole genome shotgun sequence genome has a window encoding:
- the LOC114421609 gene encoding mannosyl-oligosaccharide glucosidase GCS1-like, whose amino-acid sequence MTGSGRSSVRSRARSLSDSDVDADADADSLRQKRPPLNRHRERSKYGSYIPIYSNADLKVLLGICFVAFFIIWFMIHHLSNSVTEPKLPRAVTPFPAPKIMDLPQFEGEHKESLYWGTYRPHVCLGIRARTPKSLMAGLMWIGVKDGKYHLRHVCRHEDDLSTYGWTRHNGRDFGHQVLVDHGMTLTTEFLKSKEEGSGYGGDWAVRINMQIDKSKWNEGFGRGAQLFVYLADEAGNALDVSRENLNIHEDSLLASGSRADIGDWQLHLKSTDDLQLHYAGFRTPHLHNLSDPVEENLASQIQKHGRLQLSDSLDDSPNVLVFQIIGGFPFTTDIVLISGTDLETSREEERVSMLTGTSLSNKLKYKEQEFDEKFEKIFNLTEKVDSEALSVGKAAVGNLLGGIGYFYGQSKIALSRILNLREHVNYMSYWSAELYTAVPSRSFFPRGFLWDEGFHQLIIWRWDIHISLDIIGHWLDLINADGWIPREQILGAEALSRVPEEFVPQHPTNGNPPTLFLALNDIIDGLKNNEFTAMDRSEISLFLERAFVRLEAWFHWFNTTQSGKQMASYYWHGRDTRTMREINPKTLSSGLDDYPRASHPSEDERHLDLRCWMLLAADCMHSIQELLDMESKPGMDYGSTAKLLLDFELLNQMHFDDGYGAYFDFGNHTEKVQLKWKELQAGQNYATHQLLRDVMDMPVLRLVPHIGYVSLFPFMGRIIPSGSWILEKQLEIISNRSLLWTNYGLRSLGKTSSLYMKHNTEHDPPYWRGPVWINMNYRILSALHHYSKENGPYQEKAKAIYKELRSNLIRNIVRNYRQTGFLWEQYEQTKGKGKGAHPFTGWTSLVVLIMAEAYGNI is encoded by the exons ATGACCGGAAGCGGAAGAAGTAGCGTTCGGAGCAGGGCGAGATCCCTCTCCGACTCCGACGTCGACGCCGACGCCGACGCCGATTCTCTTCGACAAAAGAGGCCTCCGCTGAATCGCCATAGAGAGAGAAGCAAATACGGAAGCTACATTCCGATATACAGCAATGCCGATCTCAAAGTGCTGCTCGGTATCTGCTTCGTCGCATTCTTCATCATCTGGTTTATGATTCACCACCTCTCCAATTCCGTAACGGAGCCGAAGCTTCCTCGCGCCGTTACGCCATTTCCCGCGCCAAAGATAATGGACCTTCCTCAG TTTGAAGGTGAGCACAAGGAGAGTTTGTATTGGGGAACTTATCGTCCTCACGTGTGTCTCGGAATTCGCGCCAG GACTCCAAAATCTTTGATGGCTGGATTAATGTGGATTGGTGTGAAGGATGGAAAATATCACTTGCGGCATGTTTGCAGACACGAGGATGACCTAAGTACTTATGGTTGGACAAGGCACAATGGACGTGATTTTGGACATCAAGTGCTGGTTGATCATGGCATGACCTTGACTactgaatttttaaaatcaaaagagGAAGGCAGTGGCTATGGTGGGGATTGGGCAGTTCGAATTAATATGCAAATTGATAA GTCCAAGTGGAATGAGGGATTTGGGAGAGGTGCCCAGCTCTTTGTCTATTTGGCTGATGAAGCTGGTAATGCTCTAGATGTAAGTAGAGAAAACTTGAACATTCATGAAGATTCTTTGCTTGCATCTGGCTCTCGAGCAGATATTGGAGATTGGCAGCTACATTTGAAATCAACG gATGATTTGCAGCTGCACTATGCTGGATTTCGCACACCTCACTTGCACAATTTATCTGATCCCGTAGAGGAAAATCTTGCATCACAA ATACAAAAGCATGGTCGACTGCAGCTATCTGACTCATTAGATGATTCTCCAAATGTGTTAGTTTTTCAG ATTATTGGTGGATTTCCTTTCACAACAGATATTGTACTAATCTCTGGAactgatttggaaacttctagAGAAGAAGAGCGTGTCAGTATGCTTACAG GTACCTCACTGTCCAATAAACTGAAATATAAAGAACAAGAATTTGATGAGAAGTTTGAGAAGATTTTTAATTTGACCGAGAAG GTGGATTCCGAAGCCTTATCTGTTGGTAAGGCTGCTGTTGGAAACTTATTAGGTGGCATCGGCTACTTCTATGGCCAGTCAAAGATTGCTCTTTCAAGAATCCTTAAT CTTAGAGAACATGTCAATTATATGTCGTATTGGTCTGCTGAGCTTTACACAGCTGTACCAAGTCGATCTTTCTTTCCAAGAGGATTTTTATGGGATGAAGGTTTTCATCAACTTATAATCTG GCGTTGGGATATTCATATTTCGTTGGATATCATTGGACATTGGTTAGATTTGATTAATGCTGATGGATGGATACCACGTGAACAGATTTTAGGGGCTGAAGCACTAAG TCGGGTCCCAGAGGAATTTGTTCCTCAGCATCCAACAAATGGAAATCCTCCAACTCTGTTTTTAGCATTAAATG ATATAATTGATGGCTTGAAGAATAATGAGTTTACTGCAATGGATAGAAGTGAGATCTCTCTATTCCTGGAACGTGCCTTTGTTCGATTGGAAGCATGGTTCCATTGGTTCAATACAACTCAGTCAG GGAAACAGATGGCCAGCTACTATTGGCATGGACGGGACACTAGGACAATGCGTGAAATAAATCCCAAG ACACTGTCATCTGGACTGGATGATTATCCACGAGCTTCACACCCAAGTGAAGATGAACGCCACTTGGATCTTAGATGTTGGATGTTACTTGCAGCAGACTGTATGCATTCCATTCAAGAGTTGTTGGATATGGAAAGCAAGCCTGGCATg GATTATGGTTCTACTGCTAAGTTGCTATTGGATTTTGAGTTACTGAACCAG ATGCATTTTGATGATGGATACGGAGCTTACTTCGATTTTGGAAATCATACAGAGAAG GTTCAACTTAAATGGAAAGAACTGCAGGCTGGACAAAATTATGCTACTCACCAACTTCTCCGGGATGTTATGGATATGCCTGTATTGAGATTGGTTCCTCACATTGGTTACGTTAGTTTATTCCCATTCATGGGGAGGATCATTCCATCT GGATCATGGATTCTGGAAAAGCAGCTTGAAATCATTTCAAATCGCAGCCTCTTATGGACCAACTATGGATTACGTTCACTTGGCAAAACAAG TTCCTTGTACATGAAGCACAACACAGAGCATGACCCTCCATACTGGAGAGGTCCTGTTTGGATAAACATGAATTACAGAATTCTTTCAGCACTCCACCATTACTCCAAAG AGAATGGGCCATATCAGGAGAAAGCTAAAGCCATCTACAAAGAATTGAGAAGCAATTTAATTAG AAATATAGTGCGCAATTATCGACAGACGGGATTTTTGTGGGAACAGTACGAACAGACTAAGGGTAAGGGAAAAGGGGCACATCCATTTACTGGCTGGACATCGCTTGTAGTATTAATCATGGCAGAAGCATATGGAAATATTTAG